In Argiope bruennichi chromosome X1, qqArgBrue1.1, whole genome shotgun sequence, a single window of DNA contains:
- the LOC129958706 gene encoding uncharacterized protein LOC129958706 — protein MDLFGFKSRKYYVCFNLKFLTLILVLISCTWAQENIPSFNFTCNSTGLYVKIAFSKPFIGIAYAKGHRFDPLCSMTQSSVLDGFLTLPLTACGTYVQETNHPWITNTIIIQQNPLVWTTDDLEKSVICSLPRSFENFLNSSVLLDQIYESHSLPPTYSSSDIELGLAVFPEDNDKIFDYTSTHLTVFQLLNRTIYKDVGVKSCIAHDEEILDGNASIHQITNPEGCFTDNSENSSSLMIHYTETGIWADIKIKTLEMDSSDHIYLACEIFLCRTKCNCSEIDQQLTGYPISVISHKLTKRSTGQSSEILSLKQYQARTRYLKSTVQALMNSIIEQRKQNDKKSKLRKRLMRLDDSSSLSETDNSGSHTFITSTETFSPEPLSTMFNNIEPHLIDIYDDSDSEPHLIDIHDDSDSEPHLIDIHDDSDPEPHLIDIHDDSDSDSELHMIDDYDDSDPGESHHDSREEPSATSETFTVDSNMAIVTLSKEFKDNGTKIAPDEELQEKGMTNVSNNVVSSVNDGAENIKITTTAISVFPPLEGANDHLGNCVPRLRFVIVIVVLGFSIGCLLLVTCGMVLYIRKEKKRNKLNDFLLYSIGF, from the exons ATGGATCTTTTCGGTTTCAAGTCCAGGAAATATTATGtgtgctttaatttaaaatttttgactttgatcctg gTCCTGATCTCCTGTACCTGGGCCCAAGAAAATATTCCAAGTTTCAACTTCACCTGCAATTCTACTGGCTTATatgtaaaaattgcattttctaagCCATTCATTGGTATTGCATACGCTAAAGGACATAGATTTGATCCTCTCTGCAG catGACCCAGTCTTCTGTCTTGGATGGATTTCTAACTTTACCTCTTACAGCCTGTGGTACTTATGTCCAGGAAACTAATCACCCTTGGATTACGAATACGATTATAATTCAACAGAATCCTTTGGTGTGGACCACCGACGATCTTGAGAAATCAGTAATTTGTTCTCTTCCTCGGTCTTTTGAAAACTTCTTGAATTCATCTGTTTTGTTGGATCAAATATACGAGTCCCATTCTTTGCCTCCGACATATTCTTCATCGGATATTGAGTTGGGGTTGGCTGTTTTCCCGGAGGATAATGATAAAATCTTTGACTATACCTCTACTCATCTGACTGTTTTTCAGTTGCTGAACAGAACAATTTATAAAGATGTTGGAGTTAAAAGTTGTATTGCCCATGATGAAGAAATTCTAGATGGAAATGCTTCAATTCACCAAATAACTAATCCTGAGGGATGCTTTACTGATAATTCTGAGAATTCGTCTAGTCTGATGATCCATTATACTGAGACTGGTATATGGgctgatataaaaatcaaaactctTGAAATGGATTCTTCAGATCATATATACTTAGCCTGTGAAATTTTTCTCTGTAGAACCAAGTGTAATTGTTCTGAAATCGACCAACAACTGACGGGATATCCAATCTCAGTAATCAGTCACAAGCTAACAAAGCGTTCAACTGGCCAATCCTccgaaatattatctttaaagcAATACCAGGCAAGAACTCGATATTTGAAATCAACTGTCCAAGCATTAATGAATAGCATTATAGAACAAAGaaagcaaaatgataaaaaatctaAACTTAGGAAGAGACTAATGCGATTGGATGATTCTTCTTCCCTATCTGAAACCGATAATTCAGGATCTCATACTTTTATTACATCTACTGAAACATTTTCTCCAGAACCTTTATCTACtatgtttaataatatagaacctcatttaattgatatttacgATGACTCTGATTCTGAACCTCATTTAATTGATATTCACGATGACTCTGATTCTGAACCTCATTTAATTGATATTCACGATGACTCTGATCCTGAACCTCATTTAATTGATATTCATGATGATTCTGATTCTGATTCTGAACTTCATATGATAGATGATTACGATGACTCGGATCCTGGTGAATCGCATCATGACAGCAGGGAAGAACCATCTGCCACTTCAGAGACCTTCACAGTTGATTCCAACATGGCTATAGTAACATTGTCAAAAGAGTTTAAAGATAACGGCACAAAAATTGCCCCTGATGAGGAATTGCAAGAAAAAGGTATGACAAATGTGAGTAATAACGTGGTTTCGTCCGTAAATGATGGTGCGGAAAATATAAAGATTACGACTACTGCTATTTCTGTGTTTCCTCCCTTAGAAGGTGCCAATGATCATCTTGGAAACTGCGTTCCACGATTACGATTCGTAATCGTGATTGTTGTGTTGGGATTTTCTATAGGATGTTTACTATTGGTCACTTGTGGAATGGTTCTTTACATACgtaaggagaaaaaaagaaacaaattaaacgATTTTTTACTGTACTCCATTGGTTTTTAA